The window CGCGTACGGGCGGACGCGGTCCACCGGGAGGCGGCGGGAGCCGACCACTCGGCGGTGCCGGTCGTTGTACGCGGACACCTCGACCAGGAAGTCCCGGTTGCCGGAGCCGCTGGGGGCGATCTCCACGAGGATCGGCGACCAGGTGTGTGCCGTGGAACTCGCGCGGGTCGCGGGTGTGTTTGCGGGGGCCGGGCTGCGGTTGGTGTGTGGGTGTGGCCAGCTTCGGAGCGCCGACCGGAGCCGGGTGTCGTCCACGAAGTCGGCCAGGCGGGTCGCGAAGCGGGGGGTGGCGGACGGGTCCGTCACCTCTGAGAGGAGGTACCAGGCCGCGGACCAGAGGGAGCCGAAGCCGTGTGGGGGGAGTGGCGGCCCGAGGGGGCCCACCGCGTCCAGGTACAGCCGTTCGGGGCTGCATTCCGGAGTGCGGGGAGTCCTGTTGTGGCTCGGCTGCGCGTTTGTGGGGGCTGGGCCCGCAGTTCCCCGCGCCCCTGACGGGGCGCTGTGCCGCGGCGCGGTTGCCTCCTGAAGCCTCTCCGCCGCCTCAACCAGGTGGCGCAGGCGTTCCTTCTGGGGCTGGTCGTACTCCGGGGTGGGGATCAGGTCGCCGAGGCGGGGCCAGTAGCGGGCCATGATCTGGGCGGGGAGCATGCGGCCGTTGCGGATCTCGGGGCTGCGGGCGGCGGCGGAGACCATGCCCACGACGCGGCCGGTGTCCGCGAGGGTCACCGCGGCGCCGCTGAAGCCGGGGGCCAGCGGCTGTCCGTGCGCGGCCCACGCCTCCAGCTGGACCCACTCGCCGGCGATCAACTGGTCGGCGGTGGCCCGGTATTCGGCGAGCGTGCCCTCGTCGTACCGCTTCGGGAAGCCGTAGGCGAGGAGCCTGCGCGGGGGGTCCCCGTACGCGTCGGAGGGTGTCGCGAACTCCGCCGGCTTCAGCGACACCGGGCGGTCCAGTTCGAGTACGGCCAGGTCGCCCGGGTCGGTGTCACGGCCGTCCCAGCCGCCGTGCGCGATCACCCGGGCGGGCACCTCTCCCTCGCCGCCGTGTGCGAACGACACGGCGACCGGGGCCGTGTCGCTGTGCGCGACGACATGGGCGCAGGTCAGGACGTGCCGCTCGGTGACCAGGAAGCCGGCACCGGTGTCGCGTCCGCAGTTGATTCTCGCGTGCCAGGAAGCGCTGCTCATGAGACCGGGGTGGCCTCCGGGGAGCCCGGGGCGGGCTCGGGCGAATCGTCCGACCCACCGGACCCAGCAGACCCAGTAGACCCACCGGACCCGCCGGGAGACCAGGAGAGCTTGACCACGAGATGGCCCTCGACCGCGCTCTTTGCGATCAACGCGCCCGCCTCCGCGGTCAGTTTGACGCCGAACTCGATCTCCACGTTGTCGGGCTTCAGCGAGCCGTCCCGGAAGACGCGGAGCGCCGACTCGGCGGCCGCCCGCACCCCGTCCAGGGAGCCCTCGAACGTACGAGCCGCCTGGACCGTGCCGTCCGCGCGCGCGACCAGCCGGGAGCCGGACTCGTCCTCGACGCCTTCGACGACGATCACGGCACCGTCGTCGGTCTTGAACTCCACTAAACCGTCCATGCTGTGGCAGAACCCCCGTTTTCCGTGACTGTTGACCTACCCATTGTCACGGACGGTGCTTGGCGCTGTCGCGGTTTCCACAGGTCGTTCACCGGCTCTCTGGCGGAAAACCGCCAGGGCAGCTTTCCGCCAAGTCCGGTCGGCACCGCCGCAACACCGGCCCCCCGAGACTCTTCGCAGCATCCGGGCACCACCCCGGTCCGAGAAGAATCCGCGAAGATCCGAGAAGAAGAGGTACGGATGACCAGAGGATCCGCGAGACGTGGGGCGGCGCTCGCCTCGGCCGGGCTCGTGCTCGCGCTGCTGCCCACGGGCGGGGCCGAGGCACAGGAAGCCGAGGGACAGGACACCGGAACCCGGGCCCGTACCCGCGACGCCTCCGCCGCCCGCACCGTCACCCTCGTCACCGGCGACAAGGTGACCGTCACCGACCTCGGCGGCAGGAAGACGGTCGCCGTCGAACGGCCGCGGGGCGCCACCGGAGCCGTCCGTACGCAGACGGCGAACGGCGCCCTGACCGTCGTACCGGACGAGGCGCTGCCCTATCTGCGGGCCGGCACCCTCGACCAACGACTCTTCGACGTCGGCGAGTTGATACGGCAGGGCCTCACGGACAGCAGCACCGGCGAACTGCCGCTCATCGTCACGTACGAGAAGGGCGCGCGGGTGGCGACTCCGCGCGGCGCCGAGAGGACGCGCGGGCTGCCCAGCGTCCACGGGGCGGCTGTCGACGCCGACAAGGGGCGGACGTTCTGGCGGGCGCTGACCCGGCAGGACGGGATCGACAAGGTCTGGCTCGACGGGCGGGTCCGCGCCGACATGGCCGAAAGCAATGCCCAGATCGGTACGCCGGAGGCGTGGGAGGCAGGGCTGACCGGCAAGGGCGTCACGGTCGCCGTGCTGGACACGGGGGTGGACGTCGGCCATCCCGATCTCGACGGGCGGGTCTCCGCTACCCGGAGTTTCATCGAGGGCGAGGAGGTCGCCGACCGCAACGGCCATGGCACACACGTCACTTCGACCGTGGGCGGCAGCGGCGCCGCGTCCGACGGCAAGGAGAAGGGCGTCGCGCCCGGCGCCACCCTCGCCGTCGGGAAGGTCCTCGGCGACCAGGGCTCGGGCAGCGAGTCGCAGATCATCGCGGGCATGGAGTGGGCCGCGCGGGACGTCGGCGCCGAGGTCGTCTCGATGAGCCTCGGGTCGACCGAGCCCAGCGACGGCACCGACCCCATGGCCCAGGCCGTCGAGACCCTTTCGAAGGAGACCGGCGCCCTCTTCGTCGTCGCCGCGGGCAACACCGGTGCCCCGTCCTCCATCGGCTCGCCCGGCGCCGCCGACTCCGCGCTGACCGTCGGCGCGGTCGACTCCGCAGATCAGGCCGCGTACTTCACCAGCGCGGGCCCGCGATACGGCGACAACGCGCTGAAGCCCGACCTGTCCGCCCCCGGCGTCGACATCCTCGCCGCCCGCTCCGGCCTCGCGCCCGGCAGCGGCGACTACACCGCCATGAGCGGTACGTCGATGGCGACACCCCATGTCGCGGGCGTCGCCGCACTCCTCGCCGAGCGGCACCCCGACTGGACCGGAGCGCAGCTCAAGAGCGCGCTGATGTCGACGTCGAAGCAACTCGACGCGTCCGCCCATGTGTTGGGCGCCGGGCGCGTGAGTGTGCCGGAGGCCGTGAAGGCCGGGGTCACCGCCACGGGAAGCGTCGATCTGGGCTTCCACCGCTGGCCCTACGAGTCGAACGAGCCGGTCACCAGGACCGTCACCTACACCAACTCCTCCGACTCGACGGTCGAGTTGACCCTCGCCGTGCGGGGAGCGTCCGAGGGGGTCGCGACGCTCGCCGACTCCACGCTGACCGTGCCCGCGCACGGGACGGCCTCCACGACCGTGACCGGGGACGGCGACAAGGCCCCGGTGGGCAACACCAGCGGGCAGATCGTGGCCTCGACGGCCGATGGAACGACCGTCGCGCACACGGCCTTCGGCCTGGTCAAGGAGGAGGAGCGGTACACGCTCACCGTCCACGTCAAGGACCGCGCCGGGGACCCGACCGCCGCCGACCTCGTCGTGCAGCGACTCGCCGAGGGCGTCGACCCGTTCCCGGCCGCGGTCGGTGACTCCGGCACGGTGGAACTGCGGCTGAAGCCCGGCACGTACAGCCTGAACACCTTCCTCGACGTACGCGGCAGCCGTGGCGCCGACTCGCTCGGGCTCGGCTTCCTCGCCGCACCCGAGATCGACCTCGACCGGGACCGCGAAATCACTCTGGACGGACGCAGGTTGAGGGAGGTTGCTGCCCGCGTCGACCGGCGGACCGAGACCCGGCAGCTGCTCATGGAGTACGACCGCGCGGCGAACGGCTCGGATCTCTTCGGGGCCGTCCAGGTGCCGGTCAAGTACGACAGCGTCTTCGCGGCACCCACGGCGAAGGTGACGGAAGGCAGCTTCGAGTACCGGACCGTGTGGCGGCTCGGGAAGCCGATGCTGGAGGTGAAGGGGGTCGGGGAGGCCGTCGTCCAGCCCGGGAGCACGCTCGTCGAGGGGCGCCGCAGGCTGCCGCTCGTCGATGTCGGCACCGGGGAGTACGGCGGAAAGGACGTACGCGGCAAGGCAGTTCTCGTCCGGATGCGCGAGGGCGCGGTGCCCTCGGAGATCGCGCAGGCCGCCCAGGACGCGGGCGCCGAGGCGTTGTTCGTCACGGACGACGTGCCCGGACGGCTCAACGCCTGGTTCGGCACCGACGACAACGCCGACCGGCCGATCCAGATCGCCACGGTGAACACGGCGGACGCGGCCCGTCTGCGCGCGGCCCGGAAGGTCGAGACGAACGGGACGCGCAACACGCCCTACACATACGACCTTTCGGAAGGGCATCGCGGGAGCATCCCGGCACGCGACCTGACGTACGAGCCCTCGCGCGGCCAACTCGCCGTGCTGGACACCAGGTTCCATGCCGTGAAGCCCGTGTCCGGGAGCGAGTTCCGTTACTCGCTCACCGACGACTCCTTCCCCATCGGCATCGGCTTCCAGGAACGGATCGACTTCCCGGCCGAGCGCACCGAGTACGTCTCCACAGGACCCGGCCAGCTGTGGCACGAGTCCGTCAACGTCGGGGCCGGGGACCTGGAGGAGCGCAGCGGGCTCGTCCGCTATCGCGGGGGCACACATCCGGACCTCGACTGGTTCCGTCCCGTCTGGCATCCGTGGCTCGGCACCGGGCTCGGCTGGGGCCAGCAACGGGCAGGCGGTCAGATGCAGTTCAACACCCCGGGCTGGGGCGACTCCGGGCCCGACCACACAGGCTTCGGCAATGTGTGGAGCGACGAGACCGGAATGACCCAGTTCACCGAGGTGTACCTCGACGGGGAACTGGTCGACCGGCGGATGAGCTCCGGCGCCTATGTCTCGGACGCCCCCGCGGACGAGCACACGTACAAGGTCGTCACGGACACGACGCTGGACGCGGACCGCTGGAAGCTGAGCGCGTTGGGCCACTCCGAGTGGACGTTCAGGTCGGCGGCCACCCCCGAGAACCGCTGGACCGTACTGCCGCTGCTCAACCTCGGCTTCGACGTCGACACGGACCTCGCGGGGAACGTTCGGGGCGGGAGCCGGCTGCCGGTGGGGATCCACTCCTCGTACGTGGCGGGTGCGACGGACACCGGCGCCACGGGGGCCATCGGCGGCGGGAAGCTCGAAGTCTCCTACGACGACGGGAAGTCGTGGCGGACGGTACGGCTGTCCGGATCGGGCTCGGGTGAAGCCGCCTGGAAGGGGACCCTCACCGTGCCGCGCGGCGCTGAGTACGTGTCGCTGCGGGCCTCGGCGAGCGACGACCGGGGTGGTTCGGTGACACAGGAGATCATCCGGGCGGTGGGCGTGCGGTAGGTACGGCACGGAACCGTACGGACGCGGACGGCGCCGCCTCCCCCTGGGGCCGGGAGGCGGCGCCTTCGTTCCGGGAACGGGCCTGCTAGGACGGCGACTTCAGTGGCTCCACGATGCCGCGTACGACACCGAGGTCCACCAAGTCCTGCGGTCGGATGCGGAGTTGGTCGGCCGTGGCCCGGACCTTCTCCGGTGGCCGTTTGAGGATGGCCGCCGCGAGCTCGGGGGCGATGACCGAGAAGTAACTGTCCGGCGTGGCCCAGGTGTTGTCCGGTGCGGCGAGGGCCAGCGCGCCGCCCGAGCCGCCCTCGCCGATCAGCAGCGTGGTGAGGGGCGTTCCGGCGGCGGCCACGGCTCCGAACACGTCCGCGATCGCCGCACCCGCGCCCTGCCGTTCCGCCTCCGCGTCGTTGGCGGCACCCGGGGTGTCCACCAACGTCAGTACGGGGATGCGGAGTCGGTCCGCGAGCCGGATCAGCCGGGCGGCGGTGCGGTAGCCGGCGGGGCGGGTGGCGGTACCCGTCTGGGCCGCGTAGGCCACGGTGCGGCCGCCGTCCTTCAGCACGCCGAACCCGCAGAGCATCCCGTCGTCCGTCCCGCCGCAACGGTCACCGCTGATCGCCGCACGACGGGCGAAGTGGGCGTCCAAGTAAGCGGTGGCGCGGGGGCGTTGTGAGGAACGGGCGTTGTCCACCGCCTCCCAGCCGGTGGCCGGCAGATCGGTGGCGGCCAGTGCGGGCGGAGGCGGGACCGGCTCGGCCGACGGGTGGGTCAGCAGGTGCAGCCACAGCCCCAGCAGCTCGGGCAACTCCGCCGGTGGCACCACCGCGTCGACCGCTCCCGCCGCCAGCTGCGCCTCAGCCGTGTACGCCGCCGGGTCGGCCTCGGGCGGACGTACGCGTGAGCCCGCGAAGCCCACCTGGGCGCCCGGGAGCGCGAGGACGACATCGGCGCCCGCGCCCAGGGTGGCCCAGCCGCCGCCCGTCGTGGGGTCGCGCAGGACCGCGATCTGCGGCAGCCCGGCCTCGCGGGTGAGCGTCGACTGCCGTGCCACGCGCTGGAGTTGGACCAGCGCCCGCATGCCCTCCTGCATACGGCTGCCGCCCGTGGCGACGAGGGAGACGACCGGGAGCCGGTGCTCGCGCGCGTACGCGTGGGCCGCCTCCAGCCGGTCGCCCGTACGCTCGCCCAGCGATCCGCCCAGGAAGCCGAACTCGAACGAGATGAGCACGGTCGCCGTCCCGCCGACGGTCGCCGTACCGCAGACGACCGACTCCTCCTCACCCGTGCGGGCGGCGGCGCGGGCGCGCGAGGCGTCGTAACCCTGCCAGGACAGGGGCCCGTCCGGCCCGTACTTCCTTACGGGGCCTACGGGGCCTACGGGGCCTACGGGGCCTACGGAGCTTGCAGGGCTCGCGGGTTCCACGGGCTCGGTCAGTTCGGTGAACCCGGAGGTGACCAGGTCGATCGCCTCGCGGGCCGTGTACCGCGGCACGGACTCAGTCATGGGTCAGCGCACGCTTCATGATCTTGCCCATGTCATTGCGGGGCAGGGCGTCGAGGTGGTGGACGACACGGGGCCGCTTGTGGGGCGCGAGGCGGCGGGCCACATGGTCGGCCAACTCGTCGACGGATGGCGGCGATTGGGGATCCGCGGGCACGATCCACGCCACGATCCGCTCACCCAGGTCGGCGTCCGGTTCACCGGTGACCGCGGCCTCGCGCACGCCCGGGTGCTCCAGCAGCGCGTTCTCGATCTCGCCCGCCCCGATCTTGTAGCCGCCGCTCTTGATCAGGTCGGTGGCCTTTCGGCCGACGATGCGTACGTAGCCGTCGGGGTCGCGCACCGCCATGTCGCCGGTGCGGAACCAGCCGTCCTCGGTGAAGGCCGCCGCGGTCGCCTCGGGCCGGTTCAGATACTCGGTGAAGAGGTTCGGCCCGCGGACCTGGATCTCGCCGACGGTCTCCCCGTCGTACGCCTCGACGGCCGTCGTCCCGTCCTCCTCCGTCAGCCGCAGTTCGACGCCCGGCAGCGGGACACCGACCGTGCCCGCGCGCGGCTCCCCGTCGGCGCGGACGCTGGTGTTCATCAGGGTCTCCGTCATCCCGTACCGCTCGATGACCCGGCGCCCGGTCGCCTGCGCGATCCGCTCGTGGTCGTGCACGGGCAGGGCCGCCGACCCCGACACGAGCAGCCGCGCCCTGGCCAGGGCCTTCGCGAGCGCGGGGTCTTCGGGCACGGTCTCCGCGATCCGGTGGTACATCGTCGGCACCCCGAACAGCATGGTGGCGCCCTCGCTCAACTCCCTTGTCACGCCCGCCGTTTCGAAGCGACCCAGATGCCGTACGGATCCGCCGCGGCGCAGCGGGCCGAGGATGCCCAGGATCAGTCCGTGCACGTGGAAGAGGGGGAGACCGTGCACGAGGACGTCGTCACCGGTCCACTGCCAGGCGTCCGCGAGGGCGTCGAGGGTGGCGGCGACGGCCCGGCGGGGGATGACGGCGCCCTTCGGGGGGCCGGTGGTGCCGGAGGTGTAGACGATGAGGGCGGGGGTTTCGGGGGTGAGACCGGGGGGCCCGATGGTGGCGGGGGCGCCTGTGGCGGGAGATGCCACCCCCGTGCCGCGTACGTCGATGTCCGCGTCCACGTCGACGCGCTCCAACGCGTCGAGTGCGGGCGGGAGTTGAGTGCCTGCCGCCGCGAGTACCAGGGTCGGGGCGCTGTCCGACACGATGTGCCCCAGCTCGCTCTCGCCCGACTTCGGATTGAGCGGTACGGCCGGGACGCCGGCCAGCAGCGCGGCGACCACGGCGACCGCGGTCTCCAGGGTGGGCGTGGCCCAGACGGCGATCCGGCCCGCCTCCGCGACGCGGGCGACGAGGGGGGCGGCGGTGGCCGCGAGCTCGCCGTAGGTCAGGGCGCGGTCGCCGAAGCGCAGGGCGGGCCGGTGCGCGCCGGGGCCGTCCGGGTCCGCCCGGGCCTCGGTCAGGGCCGGGAAGAGATCCGGGGAGTGAGCCGGGGAGAGAGGGGACACGCGTCGTACTCCTTAGGTCGAACGTCGAAGGCCGCCCGTCGGCAGCAGCCCGTCGGAGGCTGCCCGTCGGAACGCACGGCCCGGCCGGTGTCATCCCCAGTCGGGGACCACCAGCGCGAGCCACACCACGGCGGGGACCACGGCCACCACGATCCCTCCGTACATCATCAACTGCCGGAAGAAACGCTCCCGGTCGACGCCGGGTGCCGCCGCGAGCACCAGCGCGCCGTTCGTCGAGAACGGGCTCACGTCCACCACCGTCGCCGAC is drawn from Streptomyces liliifuscus and contains these coding sequences:
- a CDS encoding CU044_2847 family protein, with translation MDGLVEFKTDDGAVIVVEGVEDESGSRLVARADGTVQAARTFEGSLDGVRAAAESALRVFRDGSLKPDNVEIEFGVKLTAEAGALIAKSAVEGHLVVKLSWSPGGSGGSTGSAGSGGSDDSPEPAPGSPEATPVS
- a CDS encoding acyl-CoA synthetase; its protein translation is MSPLSPAHSPDLFPALTEARADPDGPGAHRPALRFGDRALTYGELAATAAPLVARVAEAGRIAVWATPTLETAVAVVAALLAGVPAVPLNPKSGESELGHIVSDSAPTLVLAAAGTQLPPALDALERVDVDADIDVRGTGVASPATGAPATIGPPGLTPETPALIVYTSGTTGPPKGAVIPRRAVAATLDALADAWQWTGDDVLVHGLPLFHVHGLILGILGPLRRGGSVRHLGRFETAGVTRELSEGATMLFGVPTMYHRIAETVPEDPALAKALARARLLVSGSAALPVHDHERIAQATGRRVIERYGMTETLMNTSVRADGEPRAGTVGVPLPGVELRLTEEDGTTAVEAYDGETVGEIQVRGPNLFTEYLNRPEATAAAFTEDGWFRTGDMAVRDPDGYVRIVGRKATDLIKSGGYKIGAGEIENALLEHPGVREAAVTGEPDADLGERIVAWIVPADPQSPPSVDELADHVARRLAPHKRPRVVHHLDALPRNDMGKIMKRALTHD
- a CDS encoding VMAP-C domain-containing protein encodes the protein MSSASWHARINCGRDTGAGFLVTERHVLTCAHVVAHSDTAPVAVSFAHGGEGEVPARVIAHGGWDGRDTDPGDLAVLELDRPVSLKPAEFATPSDAYGDPPRRLLAYGFPKRYDEGTLAEYRATADQLIAGEWVQLEAWAAHGQPLAPGFSGAAVTLADTGRVVGMVSAAARSPEIRNGRMLPAQIMARYWPRLGDLIPTPEYDQPQKERLRHLVEAAERLQEATAPRHSAPSGARGTAGPAPTNAQPSHNRTPRTPECSPERLYLDAVGPLGPPLPPHGFGSLWSAAWYLLSEVTDPSATPRFATRLADFVDDTRLRSALRSWPHPHTNRSPAPANTPATRASSTAHTWSPILVEIAPSGSGNRDFLVEVSAYNDRHRRVVGSRRLPVDRVRPYALQRIDEAYHELEPGARELIAFVLPRRWLNADVARWKRSADDDSPLGSFAPLVVMDLERRRSGGLQHKLRQKWRSLDSGSAARLHRIDCWAVGQDQVKLTIDLRRDADMVGFGTPPRADGVRRLFQASLNAAVPVMLWPRSGCRGEHQCGRPADCPGSEFLDRLAEHLADLPPHELPQYVHELRETAYASGTAEPHWAHDLALLWEDPECLPDPVGYAHNPVG
- a CDS encoding carboxyl transferase domain-containing protein, whose protein sequence is MTESVPRYTAREAIDLVTSGFTELTEPVEPASPASSVGPVGPVGPVGPVRKYGPDGPLSWQGYDASRARAAARTGEEESVVCGTATVGGTATVLISFEFGFLGGSLGERTGDRLEAAHAYAREHRLPVVSLVATGGSRMQEGMRALVQLQRVARQSTLTREAGLPQIAVLRDPTTGGGWATLGAGADVVLALPGAQVGFAGSRVRPPEADPAAYTAEAQLAAGAVDAVVPPAELPELLGLWLHLLTHPSAEPVPPPPALAATDLPATGWEAVDNARSSQRPRATAYLDAHFARRAAISGDRCGGTDDGMLCGFGVLKDGGRTVAYAAQTGTATRPAGYRTAARLIRLADRLRIPVLTLVDTPGAANDAEAERQGAGAAIADVFGAVAAAGTPLTTLLIGEGGSGGALALAAPDNTWATPDSYFSVIAPELAAAILKRPPEKVRATADQLRIRPQDLVDLGVVRGIVEPLKSPS
- a CDS encoding S8 family serine peptidase; this encodes MTRGSARRGAALASAGLVLALLPTGGAEAQEAEGQDTGTRARTRDASAARTVTLVTGDKVTVTDLGGRKTVAVERPRGATGAVRTQTANGALTVVPDEALPYLRAGTLDQRLFDVGELIRQGLTDSSTGELPLIVTYEKGARVATPRGAERTRGLPSVHGAAVDADKGRTFWRALTRQDGIDKVWLDGRVRADMAESNAQIGTPEAWEAGLTGKGVTVAVLDTGVDVGHPDLDGRVSATRSFIEGEEVADRNGHGTHVTSTVGGSGAASDGKEKGVAPGATLAVGKVLGDQGSGSESQIIAGMEWAARDVGAEVVSMSLGSTEPSDGTDPMAQAVETLSKETGALFVVAAGNTGAPSSIGSPGAADSALTVGAVDSADQAAYFTSAGPRYGDNALKPDLSAPGVDILAARSGLAPGSGDYTAMSGTSMATPHVAGVAALLAERHPDWTGAQLKSALMSTSKQLDASAHVLGAGRVSVPEAVKAGVTATGSVDLGFHRWPYESNEPVTRTVTYTNSSDSTVELTLAVRGASEGVATLADSTLTVPAHGTASTTVTGDGDKAPVGNTSGQIVASTADGTTVAHTAFGLVKEEERYTLTVHVKDRAGDPTAADLVVQRLAEGVDPFPAAVGDSGTVELRLKPGTYSLNTFLDVRGSRGADSLGLGFLAAPEIDLDRDREITLDGRRLREVAARVDRRTETRQLLMEYDRAANGSDLFGAVQVPVKYDSVFAAPTAKVTEGSFEYRTVWRLGKPMLEVKGVGEAVVQPGSTLVEGRRRLPLVDVGTGEYGGKDVRGKAVLVRMREGAVPSEIAQAAQDAGAEALFVTDDVPGRLNAWFGTDDNADRPIQIATVNTADAARLRAARKVETNGTRNTPYTYDLSEGHRGSIPARDLTYEPSRGQLAVLDTRFHAVKPVSGSEFRYSLTDDSFPIGIGFQERIDFPAERTEYVSTGPGQLWHESVNVGAGDLEERSGLVRYRGGTHPDLDWFRPVWHPWLGTGLGWGQQRAGGQMQFNTPGWGDSGPDHTGFGNVWSDETGMTQFTEVYLDGELVDRRMSSGAYVSDAPADEHTYKVVTDTTLDADRWKLSALGHSEWTFRSAATPENRWTVLPLLNLGFDVDTDLAGNVRGGSRLPVGIHSSYVAGATDTGATGAIGGGKLEVSYDDGKSWRTVRLSGSGSGEAAWKGTLTVPRGAEYVSLRASASDDRGGSVTQEIIRAVGVR